The nucleotide window GGACCTCGCCGGAGTCCGCGCCGCTCGGCCCCGCCTCGGCAGGCTCGACCTCGGGTGCGGGGACCTCGCCCGGCCCGCCGGCATCGGCGCCGTTCGACTCCAGCTCGTCCCGTACGGGGATCTCACCGGCGTCCGCGTCGTTCGACCCCGCCTTGACGGGCTCGGACGGCACTTCCGTCTCACCGGCGGTCTCGTCCTCGTCCGAGGGCTTGTCCTGCGGCGTCTCCGGCTCGTCACCGGGTGAGCCCGGGGTGCCGGCCCCCTCGGGCGCCTCTGCGGCCGCAGCGGAGCTCTCCTCCGCCGTGGCGGCGGAGGCTTCGGTCTCGGTCTCCTCGGCGGGCGTGCCGACCGCGCCCTCCGGGATCGTGGTGCGGTCCCGGTAGACGTAGAGGTAGGCGACCGCGCCGAGGAAGACGATCAGCGAGGTCCAGTCGTTGAGGCGCAGGCCGAGGATGTGGTGGGCCGAGTCGACGCGCAGCCACTCGATCCAGGCCCGTCCCACGGTGTAGGCGGCGACGTACAGCGCGAAGGTGCGGCCGTACGCCAGCCGGAAGCGCTTTTCCGCCCAGATGACCAGCAGGGCCACGCCGACGCACCACAGCGACTCGTACAGGAACGTCGGGTGGTAGGTGCCGATGTCGGGGGTGTTCGCCGGACGGTGCGCCGGGTCGATCTTGACCGCCCACGGCAGCGTGCTGGGGCGGCCGTACAGCTCCTGGTTGAACCAGTTGCCCCAGCGGCCGAGCGCCTGCGCCAGGGCGATGCCCGGCGCGGCGGCGTCGGCGAAGACCCGCAGGGATATGCCACGGCGCCGGCAGGCGATGTAGGCACCGAGAGCGCCGGCCGCGATGGCGCCCCAGATGCCGAGGCCGCCGTTCCAGACCTCGAGGGCGCCGACCGGGTGCCAGTTTTTACCGAAGTAGAGCTGGTAGTCGGTGATGACGTGGTAGAGGCGCCCGCCGACCAGCCCGAACGGGACCGCCCACACCGCGACGTCCACGACCGTGCCCGCGGCGCCGCCTCTGGCGGTCCATCGCCGCTCGCCGAGCCAGACGGCGGCGATGACCCCGAGAATGATCATCAGGGCGTACCCGCGGAGGGGCAGGGGCCCGAGGTGGACGACCCCTTGCGAAGGGCTGGGTATGTAGGCGAGCGGCTGCTGCATGGGAAGTGACATTACCGGCTATGAGAGACGGGTCGATGACGATCAGGTGGCGAAGTGACCGCCGTCCTCCGGTGTGAACACCGGCGGACGGCGGTCGTACCTACCTTCTCGTCACTTCTTGGCCGTCGCCGACGGGCTGGCCGCCGGTGCGCTCGGCGGCGAGCTCGCCGCTGCGGGCTTGGCGGCGAGGATGGCCTTCTCGAGGTTCTTCGCGTTGAGCAGGGTGCTGTTGAGGTCCATCGACTGCCCGTTGAGGAAGACGGTCGGAGTCCCGGTCACCTTGCGGGTGGTCTCGGCGTAGTTGGTCATCGAGTCGATCTGCGACTGCTTCTGGTTGCCGTTCACACACTGCTGGAACTGCGGAGTGGCGAACCCGAGGTCCTTCGCCCAGCCGATGAGGTCCTTGTTGGAGAAGCCGTTCGAGCCCTCCGCGGGCTGGTGCTTGTAGATCGTGTCGTGGTACTGGATCCACTTGTCCGCGGGGGCGCACAGGGCGGCGTTGGCGGCGCGCTGGGAGTTGCCCCGGATCGGATCGGGCTGCTGCTTGAACAGCCAGAACGGGTAGTACAGGACGTTGACCTTGCCCTCGGCGGCCAACCTCTTGATCGTGCTACCGCTGGAGTTTTCGAACTCATGGCAGATCGGGCACTGGAAGTCCTCGAAGAGCTCCAGTTTGGGGGCCTGGGCACCCGGCTTGGACGCGAGGATCGCCCCGTCGCTCTGGCGGGTCGCGGGAGCGAGCGCTCCGGAGTAGGTGCTCGTGTCCTTCTTGTTGACGAAGTACACCGTGATGACCACGGCCAGCGCCACAATGACAAGCCCGCTCAGGGTGATCATCAGCCGCCGCGTCCGCTGCTGCTTCTGCACCTGACGCTTGCGTTCCTCCGCCAGCCGCTCGCGGGCCGACCGCTGTCGAGCGGCCTTACTCATCTGGTCTCCTCTGAAATTTCGTTTAACGGCTCAGGTGCTTAGAGCCCGAGCCAGCGATCGAGCGCGGCCTTGCCGCGCGGGAACACCATGAGCCAGGCCGCCAGAACGAGGAAGCCGAGGTCTCGGAAGATCTCCCTAAGGTAGTGGGTCTGGCCCTTGGAGACCTGCCCCCCACCGCCGAAACAGCCGCAGTCGATGGCCAGCCCTCGCGCCCACACCGAGATGATCCCGGCGATGAAGACGACGAACAGCAGGCCGACGCAGATCGCCATGGTCCGTGTGGCGAACCCGAGCAGGATCATCGCGGCGAGCGCCATCTCCAGCACCGGCAGGCCGAGCGCCACGGGCGCGACCATGCTCTGCGGCAGGATCCGGTAAGAGGACACTGCGACCTTCTGCAGCCCCTCCGCCTCACTGAACTTGGCAAATCCGGCGATGCCGAGAATGGCCGCGAGCGCGACGCGGACCACCAAGGTGATCCACTCCTGCTGCCGCAGCAGGGCACGCGGAACTCTCTGTCCGCCTCCGGCGGCCGCCATCTCTCCAGCCACAGTCGTTTCCTAACGGTTTCGCGATCCGGCGCGCGCCAGCTTAGGCGGTGAACCATAAGACCGCTGTCAAGCGCGCGGGCAACATCCTGTCACTTTCGTGCTTGCGGTGAGTGGCTGAGGGGGGGTCCTGTGGATAACCGCCATCGCGAGCCGAGTCCAGGTAGACGCGTCGCGAGGCGCGGGCGGGAGTCCGTCCGGGTCCGGCGCCGCACGTCACGCCGATCCGGTTCCGCTCGACGGAGACGACCTCGTCTTCGCCACGTACGAGTCCGAGCGTCAAGGGCGAGGCCCTACGCCGCGACCCGCGTCCGCGTGGACGACACCCTGCCGATCCGACGACGCGGCCGGACGCCACCCTGGCGCCCTGCGGCGAGCCGGCAGGGCTCCCCTCCTGCTGGGCGGCGCCCAGCAGGCCACCTCGCGACATCGGTCGTCGGCCGACGCCAGGCTCCCCCGCCCTGCGGCGCGCCGCCTGGACCTCGCCCGCTACGGACGGATTCGTCCGACACGCCTGGGCGCGTCCGACAGACCCGTGATCGAGGTCCGCCCGCCGCTTGCCGCCGGTCACCCGACCTACGCCAGGCTCCCCGCCTTACGACGTGCCACCTGACACGCCCCTTACGAACGGGATCCGTCCGAAACACCTCGGTGTGTCCGACAGACCCGTGATCGACGTCCGCCCGCCACGTCGCCGCCGGTCACCCAACCGACGCCAGGCTCCCCCG belongs to Actinoallomurus bryophytorum and includes:
- the lgt gene encoding prolipoprotein diacylglyceryl transferase — protein: MSLPMQQPLAYIPSPSQGVVHLGPLPLRGYALMIILGVIAAVWLGERRWTARGGAAGTVVDVAVWAVPFGLVGGRLYHVITDYQLYFGKNWHPVGALEVWNGGLGIWGAIAAGALGAYIACRRRGISLRVFADAAAPGIALAQALGRWGNWFNQELYGRPSTLPWAVKIDPAHRPANTPDIGTYHPTFLYESLWCVGVALLVIWAEKRFRLAYGRTFALYVAAYTVGRAWIEWLRVDSAHHILGLRLNDWTSLIVFLGAVAYLYVYRDRTTIPEGAVGTPAEETETEASAATAEESSAAAAEAPEGAGTPGSPGDEPETPQDKPSDEDETAGETEVPSEPVKAGSNDADAGEIPVRDELESNGADAGGPGEVPAPEVEPAEAGPSGADSGEVPVREVHDEPVEVESNGADAGGPGDVPVREVHDEAVEVEPNGAGTADAGEPGDTAEPEAPGEPGGTDHGKDGGREKASTGGEPGERTS
- a CDS encoding DsbA family protein; protein product: MSKAARQRSARERLAEERKRQVQKQQRTRRLMITLSGLVIVALAVVITVYFVNKKDTSTYSGALAPATRQSDGAILASKPGAQAPKLELFEDFQCPICHEFENSSGSTIKRLAAEGKVNVLYYPFWLFKQQPDPIRGNSQRAANAALCAPADKWIQYHDTIYKHQPAEGSNGFSNKDLIGWAKDLGFATPQFQQCVNGNQKQSQIDSMTNYAETTRKVTGTPTVFLNGQSMDLNSTLLNAKNLEKAILAAKPAAASSPPSAPAASPSATAKK
- a CDS encoding MauE/DoxX family redox-associated membrane protein; amino-acid sequence: MAGEMAAAGGGQRVPRALLRQQEWITLVVRVALAAILGIAGFAKFSEAEGLQKVAVSSYRILPQSMVAPVALGLPVLEMALAAMILLGFATRTMAICVGLLFVVFIAGIISVWARGLAIDCGCFGGGGQVSKGQTHYLREIFRDLGFLVLAAWLMVFPRGKAALDRWLGL